One stretch of Muribaculum intestinale DNA includes these proteins:
- a CDS encoding metallophosphoesterase family protein, with protein sequence MKRIGLLSDTHSYWDDRYALHFKDCDEIWHAGDVGDMSIIRRLLEVAPTVRAVAGNIDHGEVRRKCPEMMAFEVEGVRVLMTHIGGYPGKYSTGIKQLLRENGTRLMISGHSHILRVKYDHELELLHINPGAAGVHGWQQVRTLVRFTLDHGAPRDLEVIELSKNYTQR encoded by the coding sequence ATGAAACGTATAGGACTTCTTTCAGATACCCACAGCTACTGGGATGACAGGTATGCCCTGCATTTTAAGGATTGCGACGAGATATGGCATGCCGGTGATGTCGGCGACATGTCTATAATCCGGCGTCTTCTTGAGGTGGCTCCTACAGTAAGGGCTGTGGCCGGTAATATAGACCATGGCGAGGTGCGCCGCAAATGTCCGGAAATGATGGCTTTTGAGGTGGAGGGAGTGCGTGTACTGATGACTCATATAGGTGGATATCCCGGCAAGTATTCGACAGGAATCAAGCAACTCTTAAGGGAAAATGGTACGCGCCTCATGATTAGCGGACACAGCCATATTCTGCGTGTAAAGTATGATCATGAACTGGAATTGCTGCATATCAACCCGGGTGCGGCCGGGGTGCATGGCTGGCAGCAGGTGCGCACTCTTGTGCGATTTACTCTTGACCATGGTGCTCCTCGCGACCTGGAGGTAATAGAACTTTCAAAAAATTATACACAAAGATGA
- a CDS encoding DUF3737 family protein: protein MEIISNSEFGGERPLFASRHLHLINVTIHPGESALKECSDIIAEECRFEGKYPFWHVDGFIIRKCLFTPGARAALWYSSGLEMTDTRVEAPKMFREMHRLNLTRVVIPDAQETLWHCSDVRMREVEVHGADYLFMHSSDIDIESYRHQGNYSFQYCRNVEIRNAAIDSKDAFWNTEDVTVRDSTLRGEYLGWHSRRLRLVNCHISGTQPLCYAHDLVLENCTFDTDADLAFEGSTLKADIRGCVTSIKNPTFGHIIADNIGELIIDENIHSPADCKIEIRK from the coding sequence ATGGAAATTATAAGCAACAGTGAATTCGGTGGCGAACGTCCGCTTTTCGCCTCCCGACATCTGCATCTCATCAATGTCACCATCCACCCCGGAGAGTCGGCCTTGAAGGAATGCTCCGATATCATAGCCGAAGAATGCCGTTTTGAAGGCAAATATCCCTTCTGGCATGTTGATGGATTTATCATAAGAAAATGCCTCTTCACACCGGGGGCACGCGCCGCCTTATGGTACTCCTCCGGACTTGAAATGACCGACACCCGTGTCGAGGCGCCAAAGATGTTTCGCGAAATGCATCGTCTGAATCTCACGCGTGTCGTGATACCCGACGCACAAGAGACATTGTGGCACTGTTCAGATGTCAGAATGCGCGAGGTGGAGGTCCACGGAGCCGACTACCTGTTCATGCACTCATCCGACATCGACATTGAAAGCTACCGACATCAGGGCAATTATTCGTTTCAGTACTGCCGTAATGTCGAGATACGTAATGCCGCAATAGACTCCAAGGATGCCTTTTGGAATACGGAAGATGTCACCGTGCGCGATTCGACCCTCAGAGGCGAATATCTGGGCTGGCACTCCAGGCGTCTGAGACTGGTCAATTGCCACATATCCGGCACACAGCCGTTATGCTACGCCCACGACCTCGTTCTTGAGAACTGCACGTTCGACACCGATGCCGATCTCGCTTTTGAGGGCTCGACCCTGAAGGCCGATATCCGAGGCTGTGTGACAAGCATCAAGAATCCGACTTTTGGCCATATCATCGCCGACAATATAGGCGAGCTAATCATTGATGAAAATATCCACAGTCCGGCCGACTGTAAGATAGAAATACGCAAGTGA
- the obgE gene encoding GTPase ObgE: MAESNFIDYVKILCRSGKGGAGSRHFYRAKYIPKGGPDGGDGGRGGHIILRGNKNMWTLLPLKYQRHVFAGNGSSGTGNRSSGKDGEDKTIEVPCGTVVFDAETGEFLCEVTNDGEEIKLLKGGRGGLGNWHFKSATNQTPRYAQPGEPAIEKTIIMELKLLADVGLVGFPNAGKSTLLSAISAARPKIADYPFTTMEPQLGIVSYRDNRSFVMADIPGIIEGASEGKGLGLRFLRHIERNAVLLFMVPADADNIREQYEILLRELEQFNPDLVDKPRVLAISKSDLLDDELIAEMERELPDDLPHVFISAVSGMGINTLKDMLWSAINDESNRIENATITHRPLDGHHRVREEDEFIFQLPEDETAPELEDDDEEFDWDETAWEYGDDK; this comes from the coding sequence ATGGCTGAGTCCAATTTCATAGATTACGTAAAGATTCTTTGCCGTTCAGGCAAAGGAGGTGCGGGATCGCGCCATTTCTATCGTGCGAAATACATCCCTAAAGGAGGTCCTGATGGCGGTGACGGCGGAAGAGGCGGCCACATCATACTCCGTGGCAACAAAAACATGTGGACCCTGCTACCGCTTAAATACCAGCGCCATGTATTCGCAGGCAACGGCAGTTCGGGCACCGGCAACCGCAGTTCGGGCAAAGACGGTGAGGACAAGACTATCGAAGTACCCTGCGGCACAGTGGTATTCGACGCGGAAACGGGAGAATTTCTGTGCGAGGTAACCAACGACGGCGAGGAGATAAAGCTCCTCAAAGGTGGTCGTGGCGGCCTGGGCAACTGGCATTTCAAAAGCGCCACAAACCAGACTCCACGCTACGCGCAGCCAGGAGAGCCAGCTATCGAGAAAACCATAATCATGGAGCTTAAGCTGCTTGCAGATGTCGGTCTGGTAGGATTCCCCAATGCCGGCAAGTCAACCCTGTTGTCGGCGATATCTGCAGCCAGACCAAAGATTGCCGACTACCCGTTCACTACCATGGAGCCTCAGCTGGGTATTGTGAGCTACCGCGACAACAGATCATTCGTGATGGCCGACATACCGGGTATTATCGAAGGGGCAAGCGAAGGGAAAGGACTCGGACTCCGATTCCTGCGTCATATCGAACGCAACGCCGTACTGCTCTTCATGGTGCCTGCCGATGCCGACAACATCCGCGAGCAATATGAGATTCTGCTTCGTGAACTCGAACAGTTCAACCCCGACCTCGTCGACAAACCCAGAGTACTCGCCATCAGCAAGTCCGACCTTCTTGATGATGAGCTCATAGCAGAGATGGAGCGCGAACTACCCGACGACCTTCCGCATGTATTCATATCTGCCGTATCCGGTATGGGAATAAACACACTGAAAGACATGCTCTGGAGCGCCATAAACGATGAAAGCAACCGTATCGAAAACGCTACAATCACCCATCGGCCGCTCGACGGACATCATCGCGTACGCGAAGAAGATGAATTCATATTCCAGCTCCCCGAGGATGAGACCGCTCCCGAACTCGAAGATGACGACGAAGAGTTTGACTGGGACGAAACCGCCTGGGAATATGGCGATGACAAGTAA
- a CDS encoding SulP family inorganic anion transporter has protein sequence MNLSGTIDFRPKLLSTLSNYSLSRFKDDLIAGIVVGIVALPLAIAFGIASGVSPTIGLITAIIGGFLVSACGGNSVQIGGPTGAFIVIVYSIIQNYGLQGLAIATLMAGMILILLGLFHLGTVIKFIPYPIVVGFTSGIALTIFSTQINDFFGLGLTDVPSEFLSKWGVYLANFGNIDPVTLGVGLASLAVIIITPKISRKLPGSLIAIVLITAVVYILSNAVPGIHVETIGDRFGALSTDIPTPEGFDLSMNTINLLLPSAFTIAILCAIESLLSATVADGVTGSRTNSNTELIGQGIANIVVPFFGGIPVTGAIARTMTNITNGGRTPVAGIVHTLVLLLIFLFLMPLINLVPMSCLAAVLIVVSYNMSGWRTVVGIFKAPKSDISVLVVTFLLTVIFDLTIAIEIGLLLAIILFLRRVMENTQIRVYSEQLDVAEGTEATAHEVLDVAPGVEVYEIDGPFFFGVATKFDEMMRTSMGNVPAVRIIRMRRVPFIDATGVHNLELLIRSSQKVGIHIVLSGVNDQVRQTLIKSHIDDLVGHDHICDHITKAVAMANRIAESRRASLNRSVANA, from the coding sequence ATGAATCTATCAGGTACAATTGACTTCCGACCGAAGTTACTATCCACACTATCCAATTATTCTCTTTCACGCTTCAAGGACGACCTTATTGCAGGCATCGTGGTAGGCATCGTAGCCCTGCCGCTCGCCATAGCATTCGGTATAGCAAGCGGTGTAAGCCCTACAATCGGCCTAATCACTGCCATTATCGGAGGCTTCCTTGTATCGGCTTGCGGAGGCAACTCCGTGCAGATTGGAGGCCCTACTGGAGCTTTCATCGTGATTGTATACTCAATCATTCAGAACTACGGACTGCAAGGGCTGGCAATAGCCACTCTCATGGCCGGAATGATATTGATTCTCCTCGGGCTTTTCCATCTTGGCACGGTCATCAAGTTTATACCCTATCCTATCGTGGTAGGCTTTACAAGCGGTATCGCATTGACGATATTCTCTACTCAGATTAACGATTTCTTCGGACTCGGACTGACAGACGTACCTTCCGAATTTCTATCTAAATGGGGTGTATACCTGGCCAACTTCGGAAATATCGATCCCGTGACATTGGGTGTAGGACTCGCTTCTCTGGCAGTTATCATCATAACTCCTAAAATATCGCGAAAACTGCCGGGCTCACTCATAGCAATCGTGCTGATTACCGCTGTGGTATATATCCTAAGCAATGCAGTCCCGGGCATACATGTAGAGACTATAGGCGACCGTTTCGGAGCTCTATCGACCGACATCCCCACACCGGAAGGTTTCGATCTCTCGATGAACACCATCAACCTCCTCCTCCCCTCTGCCTTCACAATCGCCATATTGTGCGCTATCGAATCGCTGCTGTCGGCCACTGTTGCCGACGGTGTGACAGGTTCGCGTACAAACTCAAACACCGAGCTTATCGGACAAGGCATAGCCAATATCGTGGTACCGTTCTTCGGAGGTATACCGGTGACAGGTGCAATCGCCCGCACAATGACCAACATCACAAACGGAGGCCGCACACCGGTAGCGGGAATCGTGCACACTCTCGTGCTGCTGCTCATATTCCTTTTCCTGATGCCTCTGATTAACCTTGTGCCGATGTCATGTCTTGCCGCCGTGCTTATTGTAGTATCATACAACATGAGCGGCTGGCGCACTGTAGTCGGCATATTCAAAGCGCCCAAAAGCGACATATCGGTACTGGTAGTCACATTCCTCCTTACTGTGATATTCGATCTCACCATCGCCATCGAAATCGGACTGCTTCTGGCCATAATCCTATTCCTGCGCCGAGTCATGGAAAACACGCAGATACGTGTCTACTCCGAGCAACTTGATGTAGCCGAAGGCACCGAGGCCACAGCCCATGAAGTGCTCGACGTAGCACCGGGTGTGGAAGTATATGAAATCGACGGTCCATTCTTCTTCGGTGTCGCTACAAAATTCGACGAAATGATGCGCACCTCGATGGGCAATGTACCGGCAGTACGTATCATACGCATGCGCCGTGTGCCTTTTATCGACGCAACCGGTGTGCACAATCTCGAATTGCTGATTCGCTCCTCGCAGAAAGTAGGCATACATATCGTGTTGTCAGGTGTCAACGACCAAGTACGTCAGACCCTCATCAAGAGCCATATCGACGACCTCGTAGGCCACGACCACATCTGCGACCACATAACCAAAGCCGTAGCCATGGCCAACCGCATTGCCGAGTCGCGCAGGGCATCTCTCAACCGCTCTGTAGCAAACGCCTGA
- a CDS encoding 1-acyl-sn-glycerol-3-phosphate acyltransferase: MNVQNEDSKEPTTDSLHVDVEAVINTRLPRYRRFIPRCAINWLKKTICQDELNGILDRTKGTRNAQFCGSVLRDLNVKYTTEGTLPDPAKQKVIIVCNHPLGALDGITMIHWAAATYGPDIHFIVNDILTVIKPLEDIFLPVNLYGRQSRHSSTDIDAVFRSNTPIIMFPAGLVSRKRRNGIISDLKWHKMFVNKAIQYERDIIPVYFDAQNSPFFYNFAKFRLRIGLRFNFEMMYLPREIFRSRNACFRLVVGDPIAWQSLEGGRKASRQAQKIKKILYSLSNQPFLPDDDDDQSECD; this comes from the coding sequence ATGAATGTCCAGAATGAAGATTCAAAGGAGCCCACTACCGACTCGCTCCATGTCGACGTAGAAGCCGTTATAAACACCAGGCTTCCACGCTACAGGCGCTTTATTCCGCGGTGTGCCATCAACTGGCTGAAAAAAACCATCTGCCAGGATGAACTGAACGGAATCCTTGACCGTACAAAAGGTACACGCAATGCTCAGTTCTGCGGATCTGTATTGCGCGACCTCAATGTAAAATACACTACTGAAGGCACACTGCCCGACCCCGCCAAGCAAAAAGTGATAATCGTGTGCAACCACCCGCTTGGCGCTCTCGACGGAATCACAATGATACATTGGGCAGCCGCGACCTATGGACCCGACATACATTTCATAGTCAACGACATACTTACGGTCATCAAACCGCTGGAGGACATATTCCTGCCGGTAAATCTCTACGGACGCCAGTCGCGCCACTCCTCCACCGACATCGACGCCGTGTTCCGCAGCAACACCCCGATAATAATGTTTCCTGCCGGGCTGGTAAGTCGCAAACGCCGCAATGGAATAATCAGCGACCTGAAATGGCACAAAATGTTTGTCAATAAAGCCATTCAGTATGAACGCGATATAATTCCTGTATATTTTGATGCGCAGAATTCGCCGTTTTTTTATAATTTTGCAAAATTCCGCCTTAGAATCGGCCTGCGGTTCAATTTCGAGATGATGTATCTCCCTCGCGAGATATTCCGCAGCCGCAACGCATGCTTCAGGCTGGTTGTCGGCGACCCCATCGCATGGCAGTCGCTTGAAGGCGGACGGAAAGCCTCACGACAGGCGCAGAAAATAAAAAAGATATTATATAGTTTAAGCAATCAACCATTCCTACCTGATGATGACGACGACCAATCAGAATGTGATTGA
- a CDS encoding GNAT family N-acetyltransferase, with the protein MMTTTNQNVIDPVPVELLEMELTPDRLLRDTNKGGNKIYIIDAFSAPNVMREVGRLREIAFRAAGGGTGKDCDIDEFDTMEPPCRQLVVWDPEAREIIGGYRFIPGNEIKMRPDGMPRIATSHMFSFSERFLKDYLPHTIELGRSFVRLEYQTTRVGVKALYALDNLWDGLGALTVIYPDMRYLFGKVTMYPSYNADCRNMILYFLTKHFPDPDRLVWPMTPLTTHMDNEAMRKLFIHDTFKDDYKILNKAIRDHGYNIPPLVNAYMSLSPSMRMFGTAINDEFGNVEESGIFFVIDEIFEEKKGRHIGTFIPINPSPEDK; encoded by the coding sequence ATGATGACGACGACCAATCAGAATGTGATTGACCCTGTACCTGTAGAGCTCCTCGAAATGGAACTCACTCCCGACAGGCTGTTGCGCGACACCAACAAGGGTGGCAACAAGATATATATCATCGACGCCTTTTCGGCGCCCAACGTAATGCGCGAGGTCGGACGACTCAGAGAAATCGCCTTTCGTGCGGCCGGGGGCGGAACCGGCAAAGACTGTGATATCGATGAATTTGACACAATGGAGCCTCCATGCCGCCAACTGGTAGTGTGGGATCCGGAGGCCCGAGAGATAATCGGCGGATACCGCTTCATACCCGGCAACGAGATAAAGATGCGCCCCGACGGCATGCCTCGTATCGCCACAAGCCACATGTTCTCTTTCTCAGAGCGATTTCTGAAAGATTACCTACCTCATACAATCGAACTTGGCCGCTCATTTGTCAGACTTGAATATCAGACTACACGCGTAGGCGTAAAGGCACTGTATGCCCTCGACAATCTCTGGGACGGTCTCGGCGCGCTGACGGTAATATATCCCGACATGCGTTATCTCTTCGGTAAGGTGACCATGTATCCGAGCTACAATGCCGACTGCCGCAACATGATTCTGTATTTCCTTACAAAACACTTCCCTGACCCTGATCGTCTTGTGTGGCCCATGACCCCTCTTACCACACATATGGACAACGAGGCAATGCGCAAGCTCTTCATCCACGACACATTCAAGGATGACTATAAAATTCTCAACAAAGCCATCCGCGACCACGGATACAATATCCCTCCGTTGGTCAACGCATATATGAGTCTGTCGCCATCCATGAGAATGTTTGGGACCGCGATAAACGACGAGTTCGGCAACGTCGAGGAAAGCGGCATCTTCTTTGTTATCGACGAGATATTTGAGGAAAAAAAAGGACGACATATCGGCACCTTTATCCCCATAAATCCATCTCCGGAAGATAAGTAA
- a CDS encoding calcium-translocating P-type ATPase, PMCA-type, whose amino-acid sequence MNNITHPKGLTDNQVEQSRLQHGMNILTPPEKTPLWRQFLDKFSDPLIIILCVAGILSIGISIYEYTMLDEGPGVFFEPVGIFIAIILATGLAFFFEVKANREFALLNQVNDDEPVQVIRNGSATTVPRKEVVVGDIVILNTGEEIPADGILLEAVSMNVDESTLTGEPVAHKTTDPAQFDKDATFPSDHVMRGTKVMEGHGMMEVCAVGDHTENGRVFVASQIDNSVKTPLNEQLDGLGKLITRVSYTIASLVVIGRTIMYFTSLTADFEWIHFIAYLLQTFMIAVTLVVVAVPEGLPMAVTLSLAYSMRRMLRTNNLVRKMHACETMGATTVICTDKTGTLTQNRMQVADITFFGLGEKRFATDALSLIREGIAVNSTALLDMSEPQTPKVLGNPTEGALLLWLNKAGIDFTQIKESMRVIAEIPFSTERKFMATLVENPSGERMLHVKGAPEIVYDMCTDYPLTATPDNVKHILSEYQNHAMRTLAFACAKVADGANPIDGTRLDTSGLTFLGVVAIADPVRTDVPDAVSDVIRAGIQIKIVTGDTPATAKEIGRQIGLWQSSDNESNIITGPEFEQLSDEELRRRVKSLKIIARARPLDKKRLVEALQANNEVVAVTGDGTNDAPALKSAHVGLSMGDGTSVAKEASDITIVDNSFSSIGRAVMWGRSLYRNIQRFVMFQMTVNIVACLIVLSGAFMGLQSPLTVTQMLWVNLIMDTFAAMALASLPPSASVMDEAPRRRTAFIINRAMWQSIISTGLLFFIFLFGLMWYMEHIDIDSLTDILHAGFIPDNKGLDPYELSLFFTTFVFLQFWNMFNARAFATGRSALHMKGCGGFIAIAGAIFAGQILIIEIGGQFFNVVPLKLTDWVIIITTTSSVLWIGELIRLFHSKKHN is encoded by the coding sequence ATGAATAACATCACTCACCCGAAAGGGCTTACAGACAATCAAGTAGAACAAAGCCGGCTCCAACATGGCATGAACATACTGACACCACCGGAGAAAACACCTCTGTGGCGACAGTTTCTCGACAAATTCAGCGACCCGCTTATAATAATATTGTGCGTGGCAGGAATCCTGTCGATAGGAATTTCAATATACGAATATACCATGCTCGACGAAGGGCCCGGCGTATTCTTCGAGCCTGTAGGCATATTCATAGCCATAATCCTCGCCACCGGACTCGCTTTTTTCTTCGAAGTAAAAGCCAACCGCGAGTTTGCCCTGCTCAACCAGGTCAACGACGATGAGCCGGTGCAAGTGATTCGCAACGGAAGCGCCACAACAGTGCCGCGTAAAGAGGTCGTTGTTGGCGACATCGTGATACTCAACACCGGCGAAGAGATACCGGCCGACGGAATATTGCTTGAAGCAGTGTCGATGAATGTCGACGAATCCACTCTCACCGGTGAGCCGGTTGCCCACAAGACCACAGACCCTGCTCAGTTTGACAAGGACGCCACATTCCCATCCGACCATGTGATGCGCGGCACAAAAGTTATGGAGGGACACGGCATGATGGAAGTATGCGCCGTCGGCGACCACACCGAAAACGGACGCGTGTTTGTAGCTTCCCAGATTGACAACTCGGTAAAGACTCCCCTCAACGAGCAACTTGATGGCCTTGGCAAACTCATAACCCGAGTGAGCTACACCATAGCCTCACTGGTGGTGATTGGAAGAACAATCATGTATTTCACTTCGCTGACAGCCGATTTTGAATGGATTCATTTCATAGCATACCTGCTACAGACATTCATGATTGCCGTCACGCTGGTGGTAGTGGCCGTACCCGAAGGGTTGCCCATGGCCGTGACTCTGTCGCTCGCCTACTCTATGCGCCGTATGCTCCGCACCAACAACCTCGTCAGGAAGATGCATGCATGCGAGACAATGGGCGCCACGACTGTGATATGCACCGACAAGACCGGCACCCTGACGCAGAATCGTATGCAGGTGGCCGACATCACTTTCTTCGGACTTGGAGAAAAGAGATTCGCCACCGACGCCCTCAGCCTTATCAGAGAGGGTATCGCCGTAAACTCTACCGCACTTCTCGACATGTCAGAGCCTCAGACACCAAAAGTGCTTGGCAATCCCACCGAAGGAGCCCTGCTGCTGTGGCTCAACAAGGCAGGCATCGATTTCACACAAATAAAGGAAAGCATGCGCGTCATCGCGGAAATTCCCTTCTCGACCGAGCGCAAATTCATGGCTACACTTGTGGAAAATCCCTCGGGAGAGCGCATGCTGCACGTAAAGGGAGCTCCGGAGATTGTCTATGACATGTGTACCGACTACCCTCTGACAGCCACACCCGACAATGTAAAACACATATTGTCGGAATACCAAAACCACGCCATGCGCACGCTGGCATTCGCATGTGCGAAAGTAGCCGACGGAGCCAACCCAATCGATGGCACCAGACTCGACACCTCGGGCCTGACATTCCTCGGCGTAGTGGCCATAGCCGACCCTGTCAGAACGGATGTTCCCGATGCTGTATCGGATGTAATCCGCGCTGGAATACAGATAAAAATAGTCACCGGCGATACCCCGGCCACCGCCAAGGAGATAGGCCGACAGATCGGCCTGTGGCAGTCATCCGACAACGAAAGCAACATAATAACAGGCCCGGAATTTGAGCAACTCTCCGACGAAGAATTGCGCCGGCGTGTCAAGAGCCTAAAGATAATAGCCCGCGCACGTCCGCTCGACAAAAAACGTCTCGTCGAGGCTCTTCAGGCCAATAATGAAGTGGTGGCAGTAACAGGCGACGGCACCAATGACGCCCCGGCACTGAAAAGCGCACATGTCGGACTGTCGATGGGCGACGGCACATCAGTGGCCAAGGAAGCCTCCGACATCACCATCGTCGACAACTCTTTCTCGTCAATCGGAAGAGCCGTGATGTGGGGTCGCTCTCTATATCGTAATATACAGCGATTTGTAATGTTCCAGATGACGGTAAACATCGTGGCCTGCCTCATTGTGCTTTCCGGGGCATTCATGGGTTTGCAGTCACCGCTTACCGTAACCCAGATGCTGTGGGTAAACCTGATTATGGATACATTCGCGGCCATGGCTCTCGCATCTCTGCCACCATCGGCATCAGTTATGGACGAGGCCCCGCGCCGGCGCACTGCGTTCATAATCAACCGCGCCATGTGGCAGAGTATAATAAGCACCGGCCTCCTGTTCTTCATATTCCTATTCGGACTAATGTGGTACATGGAGCATATCGACATCGACTCTCTGACCGATATTTTACATGCCGGATTCATACCTGACAACAAAGGCCTGGACCCTTACGAACTCAGTCTGTTCTTCACCACATTTGTCTTCCTGCAGTTCTGGAACATGTTTAATGCACGCGCATTCGCCACCGGACGTTCGGCACTGCATATGAAAGGGTGTGGAGGATTCATTGCTATAGCTGGCGCCATATTTGCCGGTCAGATTCTTATTATAGAAATCGGCGGCCAATTCTTCAACGTCGTACCCCTTAAGCTGACCGACTGGGTGATTATCATCACCACTACATCGTCGGTATTGTGGATTGGCGAACTGATTCGGCTGTTCCACAGCAAAAAGCACAACTGA
- a CDS encoding cell division protein FtsX, which produces MRQQGRKGIPIFTSQLTATLSVAMVLLLLGLIALLGIGAHTVTDGIRSSVGFDVVLSDSVKTSEVNALKQVLTSSPYALSVAYRSSDDAMARWQQDTGEDLMEVLGVNPFNGEIEVKVRPQYAATDSLALIIKPVAKMAGVKKVTVNARMIDDVNRNLRAVFVVLGVVALILLVISLALINNTVHLDIYSQRFLIHTMTLVGATGAFIRRPFLVSNVISGLIAGLIADMILAGGIVAIGSGDPVISSLVTWNEVAVVLAGVVLAGMLICLVASVFSTNRYLYASYDDMFK; this is translated from the coding sequence ATGAGACAACAAGGTCGCAAAGGTATCCCTATATTCACATCCCAGTTGACCGCTACGCTGAGCGTAGCGATGGTATTGCTGTTGCTCGGCTTGATAGCTCTGCTTGGTATCGGCGCACATACGGTGACCGACGGCATACGTAGTAGTGTCGGTTTTGATGTAGTGCTCTCCGACAGCGTCAAGACTTCCGAGGTCAATGCTCTCAAGCAGGTGTTGACTTCATCTCCATATGCTTTGAGCGTGGCCTATCGGTCGAGTGACGACGCTATGGCCCGATGGCAGCAGGACACCGGTGAAGATCTCATGGAGGTGCTTGGCGTGAATCCGTTTAATGGAGAGATTGAGGTAAAGGTAAGGCCACAATATGCGGCTACCGACTCGCTTGCTCTTATCATAAAGCCTGTGGCAAAAATGGCCGGTGTAAAGAAGGTCACGGTCAATGCCCGTATGATTGACGATGTCAACCGCAATCTGCGTGCGGTGTTTGTGGTGCTGGGAGTGGTGGCGCTGATATTGCTTGTGATATCGCTTGCGCTTATCAACAACACTGTGCATCTTGATATATACTCTCAACGGTTCCTCATACACACAATGACGCTTGTAGGCGCTACGGGTGCGTTCATACGCCGACCGTTCCTTGTCAGCAATGTAATCAGCGGACTGATTGCCGGACTGATTGCGGATATGATACTTGCAGGAGGCATCGTGGCCATAGGCTCGGGCGATCCTGTGATTTCATCGCTGGTGACATGGAACGAGGTAGCTGTCGTATTGGCCGGAGTGGTACTGGCGGGTATGCTTATATGCCTTGTGGCATCAGTGTTCTCGACCAACCGTTATCTATATGCGTCGTACGACGACATGTTTAAATAA
- a CDS encoding lipocalin-like domain-containing protein: protein MANKKTSTHNPAIILLAMILLAATACTRNNGDIGPWFGAWTMTSIKADGIPVTDYSTSTITWKFQSTVINMIQINPHHEYINSFGTWRQISDNQLELNFSHSDLERPSGTDVYAPLPATHLPASVSLLDIVSFSSKRIVLEYSSPADGIVYTYTLDR from the coding sequence ATGGCAAATAAAAAAACTTCAACACATAACCCGGCAATAATCCTGCTTGCAATGATATTGCTTGCGGCAACCGCATGCACACGCAATAACGGCGACATAGGCCCATGGTTCGGAGCGTGGACGATGACCTCAATCAAAGCCGACGGAATTCCGGTCACAGATTATTCTACATCCACCATTACATGGAAATTCCAGTCCACGGTAATAAACATGATTCAGATAAATCCACACCACGAGTACATAAACTCGTTCGGTACATGGCGCCAGATTTCTGACAATCAACTCGAACTGAATTTCAGCCACAGCGACCTAGAACGTCCTTCCGGCACGGACGTATATGCGCCACTACCGGCCACACATCTTCCCGCATCCGTATCATTGCTTGATATAGTGTCATTCTCCTCAAAACGTATTGTTCTTGAATACTCCTCCCCCGCCGATGGCATCGTATATACCTACACACTTGACCGCTGA
- a CDS encoding SPOR domain-containing protein produces MKIYHMLATAAIVAVPFVSCKTNEANYKAAYEAVKEKTETDSGIEGTIYEKIRKESVNSHTVIGRDTVPTVTVAVKCVKGVSLPADIKSYNIAVAQFKQVFNARSLMERLRGYGYNTATLVETAEPLYYVIAVTTDSAEEAGAAYEIVKADKRVFSKTPYPLLLRPQRYPLAE; encoded by the coding sequence ATGAAAATATATCATATGCTGGCAACCGCGGCAATCGTGGCTGTGCCATTTGTGTCGTGCAAGACAAATGAAGCCAATTATAAGGCTGCTTACGAAGCTGTAAAGGAAAAGACTGAGACGGATTCGGGTATCGAGGGTACCATATATGAAAAGATACGCAAGGAGTCTGTGAATTCGCATACGGTAATCGGGCGTGACACAGTGCCTACAGTTACTGTGGCTGTTAAGTGTGTGAAAGGGGTGTCGCTCCCGGCAGATATAAAGTCTTACAATATTGCTGTGGCTCAGTTTAAGCAGGTGTTTAACGCTCGCTCGCTTATGGAGCGTCTTCGTGGTTACGGCTACAATACGGCTACGCTGGTAGAAACTGCCGAGCCGTTATATTATGTGATTGCCGTAACTACCGATTCGGCAGAAGAGGCGGGGGCCGCATATGAGATTGTCAAGGCCGACAAACGTGTATTTTCAAAGACGCCTTATCCGTTGCTTTTGCGTCCGCAGCGTTATCCATTGGCGGAATAG